One Variibacter gotjawalensis genomic window, GCGGCGGGCAGATCGATGGCCAGGCCAACATCAACCTCGTCGGCACCGGCACCTATCCGCAAACGAAAGTGCGCTGGCCCGGCTCCTTCGGCTCGGCCTATCTCTATTACGTCGTGCCGCGGGTGATCTTGTTCCGCGAAGAGCACACGCCGCGCGTCTTCGTCGAGAAGGTGGATTTCATTTCCGCTCCCGGCACCAGCGACGAAGGCGTCTATCGCACCGGCGGCCCGCACGCGCTGCTGACCAGCCTGGGCAAATTCTCGTTCGACAAGCAGAAGAAGCGCTTCCGCCTCGAGACGGTTCATCCCGGTCACACGCTCGATGAGATCAAAGCCGCGACCGGCTTCTCCTTCGATCACGACGCAGTTCCCAAACCAACGCCCGATCCCGATGCCGAAACGCTCGCATTGCTGCGCGGCCGCGTGCTGACCGAGCTTGCCGAAACTTATCCGGACTTCGCGCGCGGGCTCACCGCCGAAATCGCGGCACTGAACCAGCCCGTTGCTGCCAACGCTTGAGAGAACGATGAGCGAGATCCAGCGAATCCCGCATGCGAGCCACTGGGGCGCCTACACGCTCCTCGTGCGCGATGGAAAGATCGTCGGCACCGAAGCTTTCGCCGGCGACCCCGCCCCTTCCCCGATCATTCATTCGGTGAAGGATTGGGCCGACCCGACGCATCGCATCAAACAGCCGATGGTGCGCAGGAGCTGGCTCGACAATCGCGAGACGAGCCGCGGCGAAGATCGCGGCCGCGAAGAATTCGTGCCGGTCTCGTGGGACAAGGCGCTCGATCTCACCGCTTCAGAAATCAACCGCGTGCGCCGCGATCACGGCAACGCATCGATCTATGCCGGCTCCTATGGCTGGACAAGCGCAGGGCGTATCCACCACGCGGCCTCGCTCTTGAAGCGCATGATGAATCTCGTCGGCGGATACACCGGTCATGTCGACACCTATTCGATCGCGGCCGGTCCCGTGATCCTGCGTCACGTCCTCGGCAGCGACGATGCGTGCAGCGGACGCGCCAACACGCTCGACACGATCGCGGAACACACCGAGACGCTCGTCGTCTTCGGCGCGCTCGCACCCCGCACTGCGCAGATCGAGTCCGGCGGTCTCGGCCGCCACACACTCGAACTGCACTTGAAGAAACTCACCGAGCGCGGCGTGAAGATCGTGCTCGTCTCGCCGCTGCGCGATGACTTGCCCGAGTGGGTGAACTTCGAGTGGATGCCGATCCGCCCGAATACGGATGCGGCGCTGATGCTTGCGCTCGCCGGCGAAATCGTCGCGGCCGGCAAGCATGACCGCGATTTCCTCGAACGCTGCTGCAGCGGCGTCGACGTGCTGCTCGATCATCTCGCGGGCAAAGGCGACGGCATCGTGAAGAACGCGGCCTGGGGCGAGAGCATCACGGGCGTTCCAGCCGAAGCCATCCGCGCGCTCGCCAAACGCCTGCCGGACACACGCAGCATGCTGACGGTGAGCTGGTCACTGCAGCGCGCGCACCACGGCGAGCAACCGTTCTGGGCTGCGCTCGCGCTGGCGTCGATCGCCGGACATATCGGCTTGCCGGGCGGCGGTGTCGGCTATGGCTACGGATCGCTTGGCGGCGTCGGCGCACCGATCGGCGTCGCGAAATCACCCGCCATGCCGCAAGGCGGCAAGCCGAACCCGGACTTCATCCCGGTCGCGCGCATCGCAGATCTGCTGCTCAATCCCGGCGATACGTTCACGTATCAGGGCCGCAGCTACAAATATCCGGACACGAAGCTCGTCTACTGGGCGGGCGGCAATCCGTATCATCACCACCAGGATCTCAATCGTCTGCGGCGCGCCTGGGCGAAGCCCGAAACGATAATCGTGCAGGACCCGATGTGGACCGCGACGGCGCGGCGCGCCGACATCGTGCTGCCCGCCTCGACGTCGATCGAACGCAACGACATCGCGGGCGCCCGGCGCACGACGCATATCATGGCGATGCACAAGGCGATCGCGCCGGTCGGCGAAGCGCGATCCGATTTCGATATCTTCTCGGCGTTGGCGGAGCGCCTGGGCGTCGGCGAGCCCTTCACGGAAGGCCTCGACGAGATGGCGTGGATTCGCCGCGTCTACAACGACACGCGCGAAGACGCACGGCTGCGGCATCAGCATGTGATGCCGGACTTCGAAACGTTCTGGCGCGAAGGCATCGCGGAAGTGCCGGTGCGTGAAGACGTGACCTACCTCGCCGACTTCCGTGAGAATCCCGAAGCGCATCCGCTTGGCACCGAGAGCCGCAAGATCGTGCTCGGCTCGAAGACGCTAGCGAAGCTCGGCTACGACGATTGTTTGGCGCATCCCGCATTCATCCCGCCGGCCGAATGGCTTGGCGACGAGCGCGCGAAGGAGATGCTGCATCTCGTCTCGCATCAGCCGCTCGGCAAGCTGCACAGCCAGCTCGATTCGTCCGAATACAGCCAATCGACGAAGCGCAACGGCCGCGAACAGGTCCGCATCCATCCGGACGATGCCGAGGCGCGTGACATTCGCGACGGCGATGCGGTGCGGCTATGGAACGCGCGCGGGCAATGCCTCGCAACCGCGCAGGTGACCGACTCGGTGCGCTCCGGCGTTGCGATCCTGCCGACGGGGTCTTGGTACGCGCCGGCCGACGAAAGCGACAACGCGCTCGAACTCTCCGGCAATCCGAACGTGCTGACGCTCGATGTCGGCACCTCGAAATTCGGCCAAGGCTGCGCGGCGCATACGTGCCTCGTCGCGATCGAGCCTTATCGCGAGCTCAACGTCGCCTGAACTCTTCGGCGACGCTTTTGATCGCCGCACTATCGTGACGCGATAGTATGGCAATCGCGTCGTCGCGGAATTCGGCCGGCGCCTGGCTGAGCGATTTGCGCAACCAGTCGACCGCTTCGTCGAATTTCCCGTCTGCCGCCAAGAATCGCGCGAGATGGAATTGTCCACGAAAGCAGCGACCATTGGCGGCGCGCGCGTACCAACGCCGGGCCGCAGCGAGCTTCACACGACCGAGCCAGCCCTCCTCGCAGAAGCGACCGAGCATATTCATCGCCTTGGCGTTGCCGTGACGCGCCGAAGCGACGAACAACGACAACGCGCGCCGCATGTCGCGTGGCACGCCATCACCAGCAACGAGCAGCATACCGAGATTATACTGCGCCCAATCGCTGCCCGCATGAGCTGCGCGCTCGAAATACGTCACAGCCATCGAAGCATCACGCGCAGTGCCCCAGCCGTTCTCGTAACAACGGCCGACCATGTTGATCGCTTCGGTATCGTCGGCCTCCGCCGCGATCTTGAACCAGCGCAGCGCCCGCTCCGGATCGCGCGGCACGCCGTGGCCATCGAGGAGCATCTGTCCGAAATTTACGATGGCGGAGGGCGAGCCGCTGTGTGCCGCCGCCTCGACCCACAACGCCGCCTGATCCGGTGACTCTGCGACCTTCGCGGCGAGAGCTTCCGGCGTTTGCCGGATCAGCGTCCAATATGACGGTAGCTCTTCTCGCATGTTAGTTCTTTTGCTTGAGCATGATCTTGTCCGAAAACCGGCCACCACTTTTCGGGATCATGCTCTACAGCTCCGCCCAGCGGCGCAGCAGATTGTGATAGTGGCTCGTCAGCGCAACAACAGAATGCTCC contains:
- a CDS encoding CoA transferase, whose translation is MTVLPRERLIYTISQLLDGVRNVAVGASSPIPAAGAMLLRALSEKRGTQRVRISILGSVEHNFFTNGSVELFDAAGQGRIDAFFLGGGQIDGQANINLVGTGTYPQTKVRWPGSFGSAYLYYVVPRVILFREEHTPRVFVEKVDFISAPGTSDEGVYRTGGPHALLTSLGKFSFDKQKKRFRLETVHPGHTLDEIKAATGFSFDHDAVPKPTPDPDAETLALLRGRVLTELAETYPDFARGLTAEIAALNQPVAANA
- a CDS encoding molybdopterin-dependent oxidoreductase → MSEIQRIPHASHWGAYTLLVRDGKIVGTEAFAGDPAPSPIIHSVKDWADPTHRIKQPMVRRSWLDNRETSRGEDRGREEFVPVSWDKALDLTASEINRVRRDHGNASIYAGSYGWTSAGRIHHAASLLKRMMNLVGGYTGHVDTYSIAAGPVILRHVLGSDDACSGRANTLDTIAEHTETLVVFGALAPRTAQIESGGLGRHTLELHLKKLTERGVKIVLVSPLRDDLPEWVNFEWMPIRPNTDAALMLALAGEIVAAGKHDRDFLERCCSGVDVLLDHLAGKGDGIVKNAAWGESITGVPAEAIRALAKRLPDTRSMLTVSWSLQRAHHGEQPFWAALALASIAGHIGLPGGGVGYGYGSLGGVGAPIGVAKSPAMPQGGKPNPDFIPVARIADLLLNPGDTFTYQGRSYKYPDTKLVYWAGGNPYHHHQDLNRLRRAWAKPETIIVQDPMWTATARRADIVLPASTSIERNDIAGARRTTHIMAMHKAIAPVGEARSDFDIFSALAERLGVGEPFTEGLDEMAWIRRVYNDTREDARLRHQHVMPDFETFWREGIAEVPVREDVTYLADFRENPEAHPLGTESRKIVLGSKTLAKLGYDDCLAHPAFIPPAEWLGDERAKEMLHLVSHQPLGKLHSQLDSSEYSQSTKRNGREQVRIHPDDAEARDIRDGDAVRLWNARGQCLATAQVTDSVRSGVAILPTGSWYAPADESDNALELSGNPNVLTLDVGTSKFGQGCAAHTCLVAIEPYRELNVA
- a CDS encoding tetratricopeptide repeat protein, giving the protein MREELPSYWTLIRQTPEALAAKVAESPDQAALWVEAAAHSGSPSAIVNFGQMLLDGHGVPRDPERALRWFKIAAEADDTEAINMVGRCYENGWGTARDASMAVTYFERAAHAGSDWAQYNLGMLLVAGDGVPRDMRRALSLFVASARHGNAKAMNMLGRFCEEGWLGRVKLAAARRWYARAANGRCFRGQFHLARFLAADGKFDEAVDWLRKSLSQAPAEFRDDAIAILSRHDSAAIKSVAEEFRRR